aatgaggtgtgcaaatgttgttattgagagaggctacaaaggggagtctttctccaagtgactagaggaatattgactaaaggaaaattgaacagctattcctataaaggtgatttgtttgtcaaaagtagagcttccatagccaggaattgtctatctgagtctagttttaactttgattgtgttggacagaagggttattgtcgggctcctgatatcagtctcttaaggaaaaaaactcatctgctaaagggttctgtataaagttggtattttcattcaaatcttgtgaatcctgtatcttagagggttagactaaatgacctcagggtcccttctaacttccattttagagctatgtgaaaggcaatgtgtctgatgtggtgatgggttgaaattcagcccagctctgctttctggcaaggaaagattattggttttcagagttggaacaagagtgtcattgttgttatggagtgattatataagtttttatcactttctctattaaggtttaaagtttaagcacatatgaaagtcttgaacatttcccaatctttatccaatcttaagatttgctaaaggcttctatataacgttggtacttttaatcttccccttccttatttttcccttagtacacacgtgtgcttccgtgatagggcatagcccgtgtttccttcccagtcaggcatctgtactcaaatgtatgtgtatcctaagggcggtgatagtgttgagatccccatatttcagaaggggtggactagattactcaagcactgaaaagtgagtttaaactctggtggcttagtgaaatggcctgaattcagtcaagctttactctttggtggagaaggatggaaagacagatttttaaagtttggcatgaagagtttgaggtgccacttagaaagaggtagagatggtatatcatacattggaaatgaatgtctggtgtttcccccccccccccaccatattgtcagctattttttaactgcaaaactccacccaacagttcaagcacatacaaattcataatcaagcagaatgagccttgaccatccctgtacataaaggccagaagaattagtctggaagatggtgaggctgagatgagtgagaatgttgaatatcattaagtctgctctggccatatcacccatagataagggggcagagaatttagtctgccatggctgtaataaattaattaaaaacaaacgaaaacatttgcaattacgaattcaccccgaaccctgtagataaagggggcaaatcaagatttattttgcctggggtatgagatgtttatatagtacagtaaacatggctaattagtgccatgacttcattaaggagtttaatttgaccaaacttttattgcagctttcttgtgaaagtattgggttgggttgtctgtgaaaacattgggttgtctggatgttgaagttttatatatttaaagtttaagatttataagcctgcttcctaagcagcaaggaacaggaagtaagaggtgtcagaaatatctcaggacacaaaagctatagaaatggatttaaactgaccaaaattaatttaatttgaccactttttgttgctggtttggtggaagtgtaaattgttgggtttctgtgtaaaatctaacctattcacccttcccttcctctattcaaatggtaatttagccaacaccagcaacactttcaagtggtacaatggatttctgaatcatgaactttgtacatgcacagaggctatgccagcttgaagagaaaaatagagagaaaaaggaggttaaaaacaaaacaaaacaaaaacagcaaccaaatgctgaagtgcctgtgccatgcaggggaaaatttgtttaaatttccttatgtgtctttgactccagggggtcacttgagaaaacaaaagggtcaagtgttggaccatcattccaaatctaatatgcaaaattctttccagaggtaaatatctcagcactcccactttgagttcatcgcttgagtactttcatcgcttgagtactttttgttgctgtttgtttcccctttcaacaggatactgattgtgattttagtcaagggcttagaaaaaaaactccagactatgcaaaccaagggtctgctccccctttccaatgggtattcaggaagcaccttcagatacttatctcgcatttgcatttcaccccaagcattaactcctgcataacctccccccttgcaaagttccaacctaacatgcaaaaattattctcacagctttcccaggaagaacatttctaaaggatatgtgaacctttaagaagactaaactccagtaacaagtgtttattttttcctttctcccacaacaaaaaaaaaagggggggggagtgaagtgatacaaacagtaatttcctttttcctcttttattatttctctttggctttgacgcttctctttagcttacaaataatctgcttccatttattaaatcagtttttccattatgtctattaaattaatctaaccatacttgtacaactttagattgctactctttattttcatttgagatgctcattattagaaattgtgtgttttagcatttatttatttattttggttcctcatatgtcagtgttttgttttgttatattttggggcatgtccatcagtccatcacgtggaatgccaatattaacctgtatggtctttataatgtcttcatattatttgataataattttttttaaatctgagatttttgtgtcaagtccttcttaaaaaaaaaaattgctgtttgagtggtaatctaaatatcattttgtttttatttatgcattttttctatttctactttttcttcctgtacatacgaatgtagcatctaagtcattctttcctgtaaataataatagtaataataatccctttcaaacaggatacgcgaacctcaaagagaattcagaaccacacatggaaaatgttaataacttatcaattgtgtcctaattaacaaaattgttgtcctccacagccaaactaggtgaagtaaattaaacagactgagtagacaataacagcagtaattaaatatgaatgataataataatatttaaattaataaaatgcttaactatgatcacatattatttgcagcttcccaagaagaactttatagaatattttcccctttattattattattatttaactaattatatcttcaggccccaacccccctacaggcctattttcaaaaggatgttttacaggaaatcaaatgctaataccatcccctcaccaccttaccaacctgccaatgcatcacagtggccacaacaatttattcccataaaagacttgagaaactaagtaattgaattatgaagggcattttatctcttagctataatgtttcagcaaggtttagaagtgctgttaacttcctcccagtgactcaaaggcagacaagaaaagcccttgtgcccaaggttggaaatacatgcaaaagcagcaagaattatctcaagttcacccaattgcctcaagatatacaaatggtgtagacttaacaatgtgaaggttttatgcattatgtgttattatgtaggaatgctgaaatgtgtcaaatgggacggacaagggggggggaatgagttacaaggatatttctttttttattttagactgtgccctcaagattgtgcaactgatatataattatgttttatgttacgtgatattctgcagaaaccttgacctatgtctgacaagtatatgttatttccacaaaggggggggggcatttttgtgtgtaattgctttcatgttttatgtatagtaagttattgtatagtgtaacattccttatgcacccaatggtggtattattccttatacgcccaatggaggactcatgttttctaaaagatcaggctattgcatagtccattgttgagatttagatcaatttatgaccacatttccttatctcacctggcactttgtagtgtgccagccttctttttaccaagaagcagtttcaggattcatgaaaccagcagatacaagaaggtgtatatgccttgatttacctggaatgattccttatagaattaaattgaccaatttggacatgtgcccttttcagaatggtttttatggggctgtataaattataattgggtcagttctaattgggcaagtgaatccaaggtgcaagtagctttctccctttaagagtaactgagcaactccctactacagtgcaagaccagagcctataataaaaaaatcccatagaaagcccaaggcaaaggcatctctctcatgacatgtccaaacctgtggcagctatggtgagtgccaggtgacatggtcgatatgaaagccctaaggggattcaccagggattgttgctgctgtgccatgatggaggtgtgagaccagaggagagctagctttgacacctgacaacacacaaaaaggtaaaaacaaacaaacaaactacgctttccagtcaatattggtggatcttctggtaaatgtaaagcatagaccacttgtttttcccataagtgctagaatactgctgcatacagtgaaatggagaatgcgtcactgtcgattatatgaggcaatgattggttgttacacaacaatattgcctcagagaggggacactgttataaaatcatattgggggggttgcaggacaccattattaatgaacagagaggggtaaccacagcttgacagctacggctacccagagtccttcgcaccaccatttcgccgccacagcttggctctccttccctccacagacccgcaccccctccgcagggattaacatattcaaacacctcctaaaatccaacataaactctgcatttccccttcgcctaaggacaagcatatgcaacccttgcctagacatctgcatttccccttcgcctaaggacaagcatatgcaaccctcgcctagacaattatcacagacaattatcataaactccaccaagtaacgcagcccatttttatacagccttaccattttatacaaaccttatacaaacttgctatgaacttttaccttctcgtgattatatgcttgcttcttgtgattatatgtctgctggccttatgtgccttaaatgtgagaaaccccttatatcccttgaaaggcgtccctccctatatgcctaagaacctaaccacaacctcagtattactcttgattaattagactagtgttcctctgtattagaaaataggtttgttagtatctctttgtattagaaaaccactgttttatattttagaactgtatacgtcaggatgtattagaaatgttttccatacttattttctgtgcaacccttctctgaccccaagcccccctgaaacctccccatcaccgtcccatacccaacgaaggaagacacggacaatagaaagattagcttgacaactttattcaaataaattgccatcctcaacgtagcccacccttccatggcctggaggaaaacactgccgggcggacttccaccccatggaaatcgccaggaactgccccacctctgcacccatcttgactgattgcccttcctgccaaacaacagggagcaccatcaacgacaggagaagagagattgacatctctccatctgaaaggaagagtcatctccgcaccccgtcgcccttgtctccccctccctcctagtccagagatttccatgcatgaacaggagggtatatagggggacttcaccatttcccggggttccttccttctttccagaggcagggaccctacagctgtagctttgcattctgcaataaagggatcagtttgtttttcctgacagcatcgtgtggtctctgtcattttcccggcggagctgaacttagtgcaaattttggagcttccgacccgcgtctgtccttcttaaaaggcaacgcattttggggtacatttttcataacacctTCAAAATCAAAAGTCCATCCAAAGGTGAGCAGTGTTATGACAGAGAAGAACTGAACTGGACCGCAATCAGATTGACTTCCTCTTTCACTGTACATCTTTCACTCTTTGGATACGTTGCACTGGCAATTCGAAAGAATTCATCAGCAGCATCAAGGGCAATAAGACGGTCCTGCAGGAGAGAAAAAGTGGCTGAACTCCATGCAAACTCAACACTTTATCTCCAGGTAGAATTTCTATCATTGTAACGTTTTTGCCCCTGCTGGGCAACTTTAAGACTCTCTTGGGAAGTTATCCAAACATCACTCAAGGTTGTTCGTAGCTTCTGCATATAATCTTGAACAGACAAAGGGCTTGTTTGCAACACTCCCTCCCACTGTTGTTTTAACAAGCTTAATGGAATGCGCAAAGACCTCCCATATACTAGTTTGTTTGAGGAGTACCCCAGACTCTCCTGCACTGAATCATGATACGCACACATCAAAAACATTAGGTGCTGGTCCCATTCTTTTCCATGAGCTATTTCAGCAACATAGATTTATTCagcctttcagctaaaccattggTCCAATGACAATAAGCCGGGCTTGTCCTATGTTCAATTTTAGTAATTTCAAAAATATGCTGCATTAACCTGGACATGAAGGCTCCACCTAAgtcacaggtcaactctgtgtccagggcagctgtttatctgctcctacctgcccactgactgtctctccagagtggtgcatgctctagttatttctcgcttggactactgcaatgcgctctacgtggggctacctttgaaggtgacccggaaactataactaatccagaatgcggcagctagactggtgactgggagcggccgccgagaccacataacaccggtcctgaaagacctacattggctcccagtacgtttccgagcacaattcaaagtgttggtgttgacctttaaagccctaaacggccttggtccggtatacctgaaggagcgtctccacccccatcgttctgcccggacactgaggtccagctccgagggccttctggcggttccctcgctacgagaagccaagttacagggaaccaggcagagggccttctcggtagtggcacccaccctgtggaatgccctcccactagaggtcaaagagaacaacaattaccagacctttagaaggcatctcaaggcagccctgtttagggaagcttttaatgtctgatggatttctgtattttagtgttttgttggaagccgcccagatgggcggggtataaataaattattattattattattattattattattattattattattattattactggtgaTAGTTTGTGGTAAGCCCCAGCAACAAAAGACACTTAATAAAGTTCTTGCCACAAAAGGGGCACAAATTTGTGATAATGGAATCATTTCACAAAAACGAGTACAATAATCAATAACAGTTAAGATATACTTCTTGCCAGGTTTTGTGGCTTGTGGCATTGGGCCAATAATAAAGGtaaagtccagtcgtgactgactggggttccggcgctcatctcgctctataggccgagggagccggcgtttgtccgcatacagcttccgggtcatgtggccagcatgacaaagctacttctggcaaaccagagcagcgcacggaaacgccgtttaccttcccgccggagcggtcagGGCAATAAAATTCTCTAGTAACCTTTCCCAATGTATGCTTAAACCCCCAAGTGTCCTGAAAAGGCAGCATTGTGAGCCAGATGTAAAACAGTCTATCTGTATGTCTGGGGTCCTACCAACTGTCAGCTCACACTCTGGGGCAGATTTCTTTGGAAGGAACTGTTTATAAAGCAACCAGATGAAACTAACTCTTGATTCAGTGCCAGAGACAACTGTCAAGATGCCATCTGTGGCTCTTTGCACGAAAGCTGCTATATTTCTATATTGAAGCAAGCTTGCAGTGATGTAAAATCTTGGGCTGGAAAGGCCATTCCTATTCACGGGAACAATCATGAGCAGGACTGTATGGAGCTAGACAGGCACTACTACCAATGTACTTTCCAAATCACACTGAGCGGTTCCATGAAAGAGtatgaaaaaggaaagagagaagtcAAGACTTACCACCACAAAGAGGTATCTCTCCGAAAGCTCCCAGCTTGTTGGGAAAATAGCTGTCTCCTCAGACAGCTTCAAGAGGATCTCTCGGGCTTTGCTCATGTTCTGAGAGTCACTGACGATGCTTCGTTTGGTCACTGATAACAGGGTATCTGCTTCCTTCAGAAAACCTAGGGCAGGATTTTAAGTCCCATTTTAGCAAATGTAGGTTACTGCAAATATATTTGCAAAGGATCAAAAGGATCTTGCAGACACATGGGAAACCCAGTGGTAAAATGAAATGGGACACAGTATTAAGTACGgtaatggtggggttttttgtttttaaatatctcACTATCACACAAAATTGAGTGCATATATCTTTGCTTTTCTTTGTGCGTATATATTAGATCCTTCCCTCACATATACATACTGTTTGTATGTTAActactgtattagaaaatagcCTGAACTTAACTGACTTACCCAAATCTTCCAAAATGCATTTCCACCTGTTTCTCACTTCCCTTCGCATTTGCCGTAGGGTATAGATGTCATAGTTCAGTTTTTGCCATTCctgcaaaggaagaagaagatcGGCCAATTTTACTCCTGAAtgccatgatcactgcagatggtgacagcagtcacgaaattaaaagacacctgcttcttgggagaaaagcaatgacaaacctagacagcatcttaaaaagcagagacatcaccttgccgttaaaggtccgtatagttaaagctatggttttccctgtagtgatgtatggaagtgagagctggaccataaagaaggctgatcaccgaagaattgatgcttttgaattatggtgctggaggagactcttgagagtcccatgaactgcaagaagatcaaacctatccattctgaagggaaacagccctgagtgctcactggaaggacagatcctgaagctgaggctccaatactttggccaccccatgagaagagaagactccctggaaaagaccctgatgttgggaaagattgagggcacaaagagaaggggacgacagaggacgagatggttggacagtgttctcgaagccaccaacatgagtgaccaaactgcgggaggcagtgcaagacagcagtgcctggcgtgctctggtccatggggtcaagaagagtcggacacaactaaacaactacaaTTGTCAccctataaaaaggtaaagggcccctggacagttaagtccagtcaaaggcaactatggggtgcagcactcatctcgcttccaggccaaggaagccagtatttgtccacagacagctgtctgggtcatgtggccagcatgactaaaccgcttctggtgcaacaaaacatgacgtgacggaaaccagagcgcaagtaaatgccgtttaccttcccgctacagtggtacctatttacacTGGTAaatgcactggtatgcttttcaactgctaggttggcagaagctgggacatagcaatgggagctcaccccatcgcatggattcaaactgccgaccttctgatcagcaaacccaaggggctcagtgttttagaccacagcgccacccacatcccttgtcACCGTGTAAGACCAGGAAgatacatacagtatattggtACAGAAACAAAGCTTGACATTACAGTCTCAGGTAGAGACACACTTTGGAAAT
The nucleotide sequence above comes from Zootoca vivipara chromosome 1, rZooViv1.1, whole genome shotgun sequence. Encoded proteins:
- the MREG gene encoding melanoregulin isoform X2, producing the protein MPGRRGASREGAPGEVSNNNPYASFGTTQAWDEEKNLWSAPHDISHTEVDDDRILYNLIVVRDKLDKDSEEWQKLNYDIYTLRQMRREVRNRWKCILEDLGFLKEADTLLSVTKRSIVSDSQNMSKAREILLKLSEETAIFPTSWELSERYLFVVDRLIALDAADEFFRIASATYPKSERCTVKEEVNLIAVQFSSSLS
- the MREG gene encoding melanoregulin isoform X1; translated protein: MGLSDWLEAWCCCCCLRGRCPGDAALPEKEPLVSNNNPYASFGTTQAWDEEKNLWSAPHDISHTEVDDDRILYNLIVVRDKLDKDSEEWQKLNYDIYTLRQMRREVRNRWKCILEDLGFLKEADTLLSVTKRSIVSDSQNMSKAREILLKLSEETAIFPTSWELSERYLFVVDRLIALDAADEFFRIASATYPKSERCTVKEEVNLIAVQFSSSLS